The Pseudanabaena sp. PCC 6802 genomic interval TAGCGTCCGAGTTAGCGCTACAGAAAGCCAGAACATGGGTAAGCTCAATAGCACAATAGGGAATAGGAAATAAGCACATGGACTTTTTCAACGATCTCGCCAAAAATATTGAATCAGCCGCCAATCAAGCAGGTGAAGCGCTAAACCAGGCAGGCAAACTAATACAAGAAAACGCTAGCGGATTAGGCGAACAAGCAGGCAAGGCGTTGGAAGAAGCCAATAAAGTTGTCTCAGAAAAAGTAGACCCTGCCGCATTGGGTGCAGTTGCAGCAGGTGGCACGGCAGGCGCTGGAATATCTGCCCTTGTTGGCGGCATGGGCTTAGCCATAGGCGGCACAGCCGTTGCAATTGGCATGGCTCCCGTAGCGATTGCGGGTGCAGTAGTTGGTTTAGGCGCATACGGGGTTAGCAAAGCTCTCGCCCCCCAAAATACAGGCGATGCAGACAACACGGACGCACAAGATAGCTAATGCCTAAATCCAAGCCCAATGCCCTACAAAAGCTTGTACGCGGAGCTATTCGCAGCTATCTTGCCCCAAAAAGAAAGAAGAAAAGAGTGGTAGTCGATCGACTCAAGCCTGCACAACCTTCACAGCCCCAGAAAACTACTCGCTCTATCTCCCTAACAACCAGATACCTGATCCTTAAGCGAGACAACCGTCAATGCGTCATTTGCGGCAGGCAGCCTCCAGCCGTGAAGCTAGAAATAGACCACATAATTCCATACTCAAAAGGAGGCAGCAACCATCCCAGCAACCTCCAAACCCTTTGCTTCGACTGCAATCGAGGCAAAGGAGCCAATCCCTAGCAACTCATAGGCCAGTAGCTCGTAGTAGCTCGTAGCTCGTAGGGTGGGCGATCGCCTCACAGTATCTAATCACCTTGCAGATCCCGTACAGATCCCGCAATCAGCTCCATCTCACGCAACTATCACGGCGATCTTTGCCGCACAAAAGCAATCCCCAGCCTTTTTTAGGCCGAGGATATACAATATGTCCTACCAATAAGACAAGGACATATTATGACAGCATTTCCGGCTCACACACCCAACGGCTTTGCCATTAGACCTCGTCCAGGCGACGGGTATTTCGACGGCACCCTGATGTGCAAAGCCAACGGCAAACTAATAGCTGACTACCTGCGCCTAGATTCCACCAAAGCTTACCTAGCAGCGCTTTCCTGTAATATGGGAATTCCCATATCACTTTTGATCGAAACCAGGAAAGGCAACACCAAGAAATACGAGCAGGGTACTTGGGTGCACCCGCAGGTCGCGATCCACCTCGGTCAGTGGTGTAACCCCGAATTTGCGGTTTGGGTAACAAATCTAGTCTTTGACTGGCTCCAAGGTCAGCAGCCACTTTCACGAAAAGCGCTAGCCGACGACCTTGCGGAAGACATTTGCCAGCTTGGAGGGCATCTAGAAAGAGCCCAAGGCACTATCCACGCCCTGAATGAAGCGGTCGACTTTGGCATGTTTAGTGACGTGGCAGACATACTTCAAGCGCGGATCGACAAAGCATACAAGATCGCAAAAGCTATCCTCTCAGCCTAATCCAGTAGCTCGTATGGCGGGTGTCAAATAACCGTCAAATAAAGCATCTCCCGCCCACCAGCACTTTCACCCCATTTCGCGAAGCGTGGGCGTAGGCTCAGTCACATAAAACCGATAACGTTGTCGGTTTATGCAACAATCAAACGACCTCCCAGAGCCACTCAAAAAACCAAACCCGCCCCCAGAGCCAGTTTGATTTTTACATTTAACCCCCCAAAAAAATTCCAAAAATCCGCTTATTGAGAATAGCTTTTTTGCTCGCGATTTACACCGATCCAACAATGGCTGCTTTTTTTTCATTTTTACCGTCGAAGTGGGATCTGCCTCAAAGCCTCTCATCCCAATCAATCCCAGCAAATCCCGGTTGGTACCGCCGATCCAATAATGGTTGCGTGCATACACTCCGACTGCCGCTGCCGATAAGATTTCCACATCGAAGCGATAGCCCAATTGGCAGAGTCCGTGCAAAACTTTGGTAAGTCCTCCTGTGTAGAAAGCGCCTTTGACGTTCTCCCAAATGACAAATCTGGGCTTTGCTTCCTCGATAACTCGGAGCATCTCGAACCAGAGTCCTGAGCGATCGCCTGTAATTCCTGCACGTTTGCCAGCGAGGCTGAGGTCTTGGCAGGGAGATCCACCCGTGATGAGGTCAAATTGGTTTGGCTTGGCATGGAAAGTCCTGATATCTCTGTGGATGGGGATGGTGGGGAAGTTTTTTCGTAAAACATGGCAGCAATAGGGGTTGATTTCGACAAATTGTGCGGTCTCAATGCCGAGCGATTGGGCGGCAAGGCTAACGCCACCGATGCCAGAGAATAAGTCGAGGTATTTCATCTACGCTCCTTCTTAATTGGCATGGATAGTTGCTGGGTGAGGTGAGAAATTGACTGCCCGTAGTTGAGCCGTTTTGCTCTCTGGGCTGCCCATGTATCCCAATATTGTTTGTGCCACAGGTGCATCTGTTCGCAGTGAGCGGCTGTGAGGCGAATATCCCACTGAGCCTGATACTCTTGCTGGGTCATGACCTCACCA includes:
- a CDS encoding KilA-N domain-containing protein — its product is MTAFPAHTPNGFAIRPRPGDGYFDGTLMCKANGKLIADYLRLDSTKAYLAALSCNMGIPISLLIETRKGNTKKYEQGTWVHPQVAIHLGQWCNPEFAVWVTNLVFDWLQGQQPLSRKALADDLAEDICQLGGHLERAQGTIHALNEAVDFGMFSDVADILQARIDKAYKIAKAILSA
- a CDS encoding DNA cytosine methyltransferase yields the protein MKYLDLFSGIGGVSLAAQSLGIETAQFVEINPYCCHVLRKNFPTIPIHRDIRTFHAKPNQFDLITGGSPCQDLSLAGKRAGITGDRSGLWFEMLRVIEEAKPRFVIWENVKGAFYTGGLTKVLHGLCQLGYRFDVEILSAAAVGVYARNHYWIGGTNRDLLGLIGMRGFEADPTSTVKMKKKQPLLDRCKSRAKKLFSISGFLEFFWGVKCKNQTGSGGGFGFLSGSGRSFDCCINRQRYRFYVTEPTPTLREMG
- a CDS encoding HNH endonuclease; this translates as MPKSKPNALQKLVRGAIRSYLAPKRKKKRVVVDRLKPAQPSQPQKTTRSISLTTRYLILKRDNRQCVICGRQPPAVKLEIDHIIPYSKGGSNHPSNLQTLCFDCNRGKGANP